Genomic DNA from Lactuca sativa cultivar Salinas chromosome 8, Lsat_Salinas_v11, whole genome shotgun sequence:
TTTATTCatttaataaacggggtgttgCATATATTTTGAATTTTGGTCACTGTATTTTTAATGGTAGTTGGTCGAGTTGATTTCGGAGCAGCATGTTGTTTCAATTTTTCATCTatctatgaggtgagtcttctcactatatccatgggtcgaaggcaccaatgtcggcacaTTATTGTGCTATCTAGGATGATAGTTGTTATGTGGTTTATATGTGGTTGTATgatgggttgaaataaacccagGGCGGGGCCCACTATTATATGTTcaggttgaaataaaccccaggGTGGGGTCCACTAttgtatgattgggttgaaagATACCTAAGGTCGGGGCCCATATGTGAATTATCTTAGGGTTTTCTTAGGGTTTCTAGTTTCCTTATAATTTTAAATGTGGTTGTATGATGGGTTCAATTTTTAATTGTTCAAATTTTAAGAcatttaaaataacaaataaggaAACTAGAAACCCTAAGAAAACCCTAGGGATGTTCGAAAGTAGGTGAGGAGGCTAAGGTTTGACGAAACCCTAGCAATTATCGAAATTTGCAAGAGGCAAGGGTTTATTTTCGATAAACCCTAGCTTGATCAATTCACCTCATGCATAATCAATTATGAGACCAAGGCTCTGAtgcaactgatgggttttataggttataaaaTTACATGTGAATACAAAAAAATCACTTAACACTTAAGGACACATGCAACCTATAGGGATTCATGTCTTCACAATTAATATCAACATACTGTGAATATCCAGAAACCTATAGAACCCTAGTATAATCTAAAAATACAAGAGTTTGGGTTTACATACCTTAGAATTATTATAGAAAATAGTTCTCTTGGTTCCTTCTAGATcttggaaagctagcaccaaaagtATGATGTCTCTAATAGCTCACACCCAAaaccagaaaccctagaatgagAAGTAGAAAGGAGAGATGAAGGAATTTTCGTTCATAACCCTCTTAGAAAGGTTTTGCATGAATTTTGACTCCCaatgggtcctatttatagtttaggtaacttacaTGCAAAGCCATATTTGAATTGATTAAAGAACAAATCTAATCCTAGTTTAAATCATTTCCTTATATGCAACTAGGAGGCTTCCAAAAACCCTAGGAATCCCTCAAAAACCTTTCATGTCATGGAGGGTTCTAAAATTGCTTTTTTTGTTctaactattaaacaattacaattcactctttgtacctttaattaattctagattaattatgaCTAATAATTAATTCAttgtaattaatttattaaccatataaattaaaaaatcaattatttaaccATTGatgtcatattaatttattaatcacataataaattaacaaatcaattatctatttctaattaatacattactcatataatatattaacaaatcattttcccataatttccaattagtttattaatcatataataatctaataaattatatttctctcctaatatcatttttagctatttctggttatgagggcaatccaaaaaggactttgtttCGAATTATAAGTTtacaccaatttagttatgagcttagacacattAATCCAATACACACGTCTCTCGtaccaaattagggttgcattatatatatatatatatatatatatatatatatatatatatatatatatatatatatatatatatatatatatatatatatatatatatatatatatatatatatatatatatatatatatatatatatatatatatatatatatatatatattggagttGACCTAGGATTCAATGTCCGTGTAATGGACCCTCTGACAACAAATTCTGCATAAAGTCAACTTGCCCTTTGATAGAGacaattggttttgatgcatgtCGAAGCATCGAAACATTATTGTAACTCTTCGGCGTTTGTATAACTCTCTTTGCTAAGAACATCTATTGGGACTTTCTATGCCTACGAACTGTTCTGAACCATTATGAACCATTACAAAGCTTTAAATTAGTTTGGAAGCACTAAACTCGCTACCTCCATTAAACTCCACATCTCAACAAATTAATTGCATAcatttaaccccccccccccccccccccccccccaccccatgTCAAAAAAAATGTTGCAGAAATATAAAAACAACTATATACAAAAAAACACAACATACTTccgtttattttttttatttagcatcctactttcatttccttTTATTACGGCATTGTACTTAAAAAATCATTGTTACATTGTACTATAAAAACCTACTCAATTAGTACATACAATTTTCTTTCTGTGTAGAACatgtacttttaaaatataatattatatttttttttcattgtattttgaatgaaattgttataattttataaattttccaaattacATTAATTTACTACAAAGAAACAAAAATaagatgtgacaacctgataatGGAAGTGTATTTGCTCTTTCATGCATAAAACCCTTAAAAAGGTAAAAACCTTGTTACATAATTTAACCCTAATAATATAATAACAGCAAAAAATAAATACCCAAATGTAGAGAACTTCACTACTACATAAAGTTTCATCCTTGGGATCTAAATTCCTTCATCCAAAGAGTTGTACATTGTGCTACATAACATATACATCGGATGATTGCTGCTGAAAATTTATACATGTTTACTCTGTTTTCGTGTTGTATAATCATCATTTACAAAAAAGTGTACATGCTAAATGAGGTTTAATTATTCTCTTGGTAATCGTTTTTCCTCCTCCACTTGTTCAAGCAAGGCTTGTAGTTCAGCTTCAGTTAGACCCTCCAACCGTTTCTGTATTGAAATGTTACAAGTGAcactttaaataaataaaaaataatgacaaaaaaaaaatcaaaaataatgtGGGACACATCTTATTCAACTCACCTCCATAACTTTCATTTCATAGTCACGTAACTGTTGTGCATATGTCATTTCTTTATTTGAGACCCGAAAAATATAAGTTGAAATCCATCCAACTGTAAGACCTAACACCAACACTAACTGGACAACATTCCCAGCTTGCAAAGGATCAACTCCAAAAAACTGCAAAAAAAAAATGTCCAAAAAATTGATTGGAAATAGCATCCTAGTTTGATTTCTGTATATTACACCATTGTATACTGAAAAATCAAatcctattttttatttttcttcttaTTAGAACATTAAAaggaagtaggatgctataataaacaaattaatggaAGCACGTGGCTATTTCTTTCATTCAAGAATCAAGATACACTTTCAATGATgataaggaaaaaaaaaaggggggggatGTAGTGGACAAAAATCAAGAAACATCAATCAGTTGTAATGACAATTAATGGGATTGGGTGGCCCAGGCTGCAAAATGGGTCTCTTTCAAAGATCTTTGAAAAAGTGGATTTGTTTCAGATTCTTTTGCAAAAATGGGTCTCCTTATACCAAATGATTGCTTTTATTTATGATATttatccaaattaattattgtttacaacattattttattttctgaTGAAGTCAAAGATCAAAAAGAATCAAATAAGGGAGCTGatccgtacacaacaatttttctccatacacaaacaattggtgctttaaaatgttgtattataCAACAATCAATAATATTCAATATTGGTATCATCTTGAAGGTATCAACGAGATCTTTTTAATGATGTAGTTTGTTTAAAAATATTACCTTAATTTtaagacaaaactacaaaaatggtccctgtggtttaccaAAGGTCACAAACTCAGTCCCTACTAACTTTTTTTGACGAACATGGTACCTGTGGTTTCCAAAACTTGCATGAATGACCCTTTTTGCTGACGCCATTATTGTTAATCCATTAGTGGGAGGGCATTTTGGTCTTTTCAAGTAGCAGGGACCGAGTTTGTGAATATGggtaaaccataaggaccatttatgtaattttctctatatcttatgtttatgagtttgtgcaTTTTTCACCcttttactttttaaaatgtcACTTTAACCCTTCATTTTGAACTTCGTAAAATGTTACTTTCACccctctattttttttttaaaaaaaattcgtaTTTATCCACcctattatatataatttgattttccttaataactttaaatttataccgacacatatataaaaataaacacgtAAAAGATTAGTTTTTTTAGGTGAACGAACAAAAGTTATTAAGGAAagtcaaattatatataataggGTGGATAAATAcgaaaattttaatatatatatatatatatatatatatatatatatatatatatagaggggtGAAAGTAACATTTTACAAAGTTCAAAATGAAGGGTTAAAGTGACATTTTAAAAAGTAAAGGGGTGAAAGTAACATTTTACAAAGTTCAAAATGAAGAGTTAAAGTgacattttaaaaagtaaaagGGTGAAAAAtgcacaaactcataaacataaGATATAGAGaaaattatataaatggtccttatggtttaccCATATTCACAAACTCGGTCCCTGCTACTTGAAAAGACCAAAACACTAACGGATTAACAGTAACGACGTCAGCAAAAAGGGTCATTCATGCAAGTtttggaaaccacagggaccaagtTCGTCAAAAAAAAGTTAGTAGGGACTGAGTTTGTGACCTTtggtaaaccacagggaccatttttgtagttttgtttAATTTTAACTATGCATTACAATAAATGAATGTATATATGAAATATAATAAGGGTATAAAATATAATTCTAAAAAAGGATACAATgtatcaaagctcaaaagaaTTTTCATTGTAAATAGAAAAGGGTATAAATGATAATATTATTTTCAAAAACAAGATCTGCTTCATACCCATCACCGGATTTGCTctcttttttttctcaaaaagacCTATTTTTGGAAATAAACCCATTTTTACAGAGATTGGGCTAGATCCAAGAGTAAAGAGGCCCAACagagaaaacataaataaaattataaaaaaggaaaagaaaggaTACCTCCAATCCACTTTTTAGACCAATCCCAAAAAACGTTACTCCAAGTCCAATAAAAAGAACATCTTTCCTACTATACCCAAATGGAACCTGCAATAAACAACCCGTAGATGAGATTATAAAATTTAACAACTTAATAAATATAAAGCATATAACTGCTTTCATCGCCTTAAATTTTTTAAACATTTGATTTCATCACAAAATGGTAAAGCAAAACACTATTAGATGTTAACATAAAGCATCACAAACAAAAAGGGTAAACATCAGCCTAATTGGGAatgagggcatttatgtcttttacaGTTTTATGTAGCTATAGGTTTTTGCTTAAACCAAAACAAGAAATTAAAGATATTAATATGAAACATGATTCAGTGGATACTCGAAAGTCAAATATGGGCATCTTTAATTTGGGATGGAGAGAGAAAACAGAAGTGAAAAATATGAAACTTGCCTTGCTTTTAGTAGATGAGTCATCAGTAACACCATCAGGGGTTGAGGAATTGCTGCATCTGGGGGTTATAAATGTCATTTTCTTAGATATTAACCCGTGAAATTCTCTTGCTGAATAAGAAGGATTTCTGGTTGTTGAAAATCTATGAGAAATAACTCTTTCTAGAAGAAAAAGAAGGATAAATAATTAGAAATTCTCAAAGAAGCATACACGAAAGTCGTATGAAAGTATAGTAATGGTAAACTATTACATGGAACTGGAATAATATACGATTGAAATTAGACCAAAATGTAATATCTCTAGTTTAAAGGCATCAGTAAATACAAATATTTACTTCCAAAATATGCAACCTTCCATCCCACATGCAATACTAAATGACAAATTTGAGAAAATTTGCTTGAAAACACCCCTCACAAAAATATGCTCAATAATGACACCCTCTGAAAAATAcgtctttcttttcttttgttccAAAAACGCCCCTCCCAAACACCCCCACCCCCAATAAAACTATTGGGAGTGGTGGTATGGGAGCGCTTGGGAGGGGCATATTCGGAACAAAAGCAAAGAAAGACACATTTTTCAAAAGGTGTCATTTTTTAGCACATTTTTGAGAGAGGAGGTGTTTTCAGGCATAATTTCTTGAATTTCCCATTGAATACACCAATGCATACAAACTAACTGTTAGTAGAAATTAAATGTTGGTGCACATGCTAAAAACTTCAAATGATATGACATAAATACGTGGCAAAAATGGAAGGTGCAGAAGAGCTTCACATATTAAGAGGGAGAAATCAGGCCTGAAAGCTCCACTTTCTCCATATGGAATGATCCAGTAACTTCTTTTTTACATAATCTTTACAAAATTTATAGAACCAAAGTGTTCCATCTTATTTGCAATACTCTTTGACCTCTTAATGAATTATGGTTATATACATACACAAGTGTATTCACCCATCATACTTATAGCCTACTTTCATCATCTAGTGAGATTATCACTATCTTCCTTAAGAGCACTACATGGTGTATGAATCCTACTCTTTTT
This window encodes:
- the LOC111882415 gene encoding uncharacterized protein LOC111882415 yields the protein MASNPIGMKRIAMASTSSVGISVLPLSQLKPITIQVPCKERVISHRFSTTRNPSYSAREFHGLISKKMTFITPRCSNSSTPDGVTDDSSTKSKVPFGYSRKDVLFIGLGVTFFGIGLKSGLEFFGVDPLQAGNVVQLVLVLGLTVGWISTYIFRVSNKEMTYAQQLRDYEMKVMEKRLEGLTEAELQALLEQVEEEKRLPRE